In a genomic window of Jaculus jaculus isolate mJacJac1 chromosome 8, mJacJac1.mat.Y.cur, whole genome shotgun sequence:
- the Insm1 gene encoding insulinoma-associated protein 1 translates to MPRGFLVKRSKKSTPVSYRVRGGEDSDRALLLSPGSGGTRVEAPVPSPGPLPAPPPPPPPPAERAHAALAAVLACAPGHPPPPPAPRAAHFGNPEAAHPAPLYSPTRPVSREHEKHKYFERSFNLGSPVSAESFPTPAALLGGGGGGANGAGGGGTCGGDALLFAPAELKMGTAFSAGAEAARGPGPGPPMPPAAALRPPGKRPAPPAAVAAEPPSKAAKAPSAKKPKAIRKLHFEDEVTTSPVLGLKIKEGPVEAPRGRSGGAARPLGEFICQLCKEEYADPFALAQHKCSRIVRVEYRCPECAKVFSCPANLASHRRWHKPRPAPAAARAPEPEAAARAEARETTGGGSDRDTPSPGGVSESGSEDGLYECHHCAKKFRRQAYLRKHLLAHHQALQAKGAPPAPPAEDLLAFYAGPDEKGPREAAGDGEAASVLGLSASAECHLCPVCGETFPSKGAQERHLRLLHAAQVFPCKYCPATFYSSPGLTRHINKCHPSENRQVILLQVPVRPAC, encoded by the coding sequence ATGCCCCGTGGCTTCCTGGTGAAGCGCAGCAAGAAGTCCACGCCTGTGTCCTACCGGGTCCGCGGTGGCGAGGACAGCGACCGCGCGCTGCTGCTCTCGCCCGGCTCCGGGGGCACCCGCGTCGAGGCCCCGGTTCCAAGTCCCGGGCCGCtgcccgccccgccgccgccgccgccgccgcccgcagaGCGCGCCCATGCGGCGCTCGCCGCTGTGCTAGCCTGCGCGCCGGGCCACCCGCCACCCCCGCCGGCCCCGCGGGCCGCGCACTTCGGCAACCCCGAGGCCGCGCACCCCGCGCCGCTCTACAGCCCCACGCGGCCCGTGAGCCGCGAGCATGAGAAGCATAAGTACTTTGAGCGCAGCTTCAACCTGGGCTCGCCCGTGTCGGCCGAGTCCTTCCCCACTCCCGCCGCGCTGCTCggagggggcggcggcggcgcgaacggcgcgggcggcggcggcacCTGCGGCGGCGACGCGCTGCTGTTCGCGCCCGCGGAGCTCAAGATGGGCACGGCGTTTTCCGCCGGGGCTGAGGCGGCCAGGGGCCCTGGGCCCGGTCCTCCGATGCCCCCCGCCGCCGCCCTGCGGCCCCCGGGCAAGCGACCTGCACCCCCCGCCGCCGTCGCCGCGGAGCCACCATCTAAGGCAGCCAAGGCCCCGAGTGCCAAGAAGCCCAAGGCCATCCGCAAGCTGCATTTCGAGGATGAGGTGACCACGTCGCCTGTGCTGGGGCTCAAGATCAAGGAGGGCCCGGTGGAGGCGCCGCGGGGCCGCTCGGGGGGCGCTGCCCGGCCTCTGGGTGAGTTCATCTGCCAGCTGTGCAAGGAGGAGTATGCCGACCCGTTCGCACTGGCGCAACACAAGTGCTCGCGCATCGTGCGCGTGGAGTACCGCTGCCCAGAGTGCGCCAAGGTCTTCAGCTGCCCGGCCAACCTGGCCTCGCACCGCCGCTGGCACAAACCGCGGCCcgcgcccgccgccgcccgcgcgcCCGAGCCCGAAGCCGCCGCCAGGGCTGAGGCGCGCGAGACCACCGGCGGCGGCAGTGACCGGGACACGCCGAGCCCCGGCGGTGTATCCGAGTCGGGCTCTGAGGACGGGCTCTACGAGTGCCACCACTGCGCCAAGAAGTTCCGCCGCCAGGCCTACCTGCGCAAGCACCTGCTGGCACACCACCAGGCGCTGCAGGCCAAGGGCGCGCCGCCAGCGCCGCCCGCCGAGGACCTACTGGCCTTCTACGCGGGGCCCGACGAAAAGGGGCCCCGGGAGGCGGCCGGCGACGGCGAGGCGGCCAGCGTGCTGGGTCTGAGTGCCTCCGCCGAGTGCCACCTGTGCCCGGTGTGCGGGGAGACCTTCCCCAGCAAGGGCGCCCAGGAGCGCCACCTGCGCCTGCTGCACGCCGCCCAGGTGTTCCCCTGCAAGTACTGCCCGGCCACCTTCTACAGCTCGCCAGGCCTTACGCGGCACATCAACAAGTGCCACCCGTCCGAAAACAGACaggtgatcctcctgcaggtgCCCGTGCGCCCGGCCTGCTAG